The Natribaculum luteum genome contains the following window.
CTACTACAAGAATCGCGACTCCGTCAAGTGACGGCTGTCGGCGCAGAACGTATCACCAGGTCATCTCGCCGGTCCGTCCCACTGGTTTCTCGAGGACGTCCCGCAACACTTCTGGACGCCGTTCGAGGTCCGGTCGACTACTTCGTTTTACCGGCCCATCGAACGTTTTCGAGCGGCTCTTGTCTCGCGGTGACTGTGTTACTCCATGTAACCGAGGCCGCGTAACCGCTCTTCGACACCATCGAAGTCGTCGTCTCGCTGTGTATCGGTTGTTTCGTTGGCATTTTGTCGAACTTCGACCGATCGAACCGCTAAATCACGACTCGTCTCGAGGAGTTCGTTCTGTACGGCTCCGTCGACGTTTTCCGGTATTGGTTCACCGATACTGTGTAACACCGTCGGAGCGACGTCCACGACGGAGAGATCCGCGACTGGATCACAGTCTTTGACGTTCGGGCCCCACGCGAAGAACACACCACGGCTCCGGTGACCGGCCATCTCGGTCTCGGCCGCGCTGAACACGGAGTCTGTTACGTTCGTCTTCTCCTCGTATCCGTCGTTCCCGACGACGACTAGATCCGGCGACGCGGTATCTGTCGGGAACAGGTCGTCTCCGTCGGAGACGGTCACCACCTCTTCTCCCGTTTCCGGGTCAGTCAAATCTGAAAAAAGTGATGCCAGTTCCCGCTTCAGCTCCGGAACGTCTTCTGGGGGGACGATGCCGTGGCCGAAGCGATTCGAATCGTTGACGTAGATGTAGCTCGGTCCGTGAGCGAATGCGACGGTTTCCGAGAAATCCACGTCGTACAGGCCGTGATCGCCGGGTACGCGTTCCGCGATGCGGTCCACGAGCGGCTTTGGGAGGGAGTTGACGAACCGACCGTTGTCGACTCCAAACCGTTTCAGCGTCTCGAGGACGTTCGACTTCGTGATACCGAGCCTGGCGAGCGAACTTCGCGTACCATCCTGGCGCTTCCGCGCGAGATAGCCGCCGTTCGCCAGCACGGCATTGAGATGAACGAGTGTCGATACTGGTCCGAATCCGTGGTCCGATACGACGAACAGATTAGCGTTTCGACCACTAACGTACTCGATCACATCACCCAGAATGTCGTCGAGTTGTTTGTAGTGCTCGAGAATGACCTTTTCGTCCCAGATTAGGTGCTGAAGCCGATCGGGAGCCGTGTAGACGAAGAAAAATAATTGCCAATCCTCGATATCCATGAGCCGATTCATCAGCTTTCGACGCGCCGCGACGAGTGACGCGAGGTCGCTTTTGAACGCCGTTTCGTTCCCGTGGTAATCGTACCAGTTGAGTCCTATTTTGTAGTCTGGAATCTCCTCGCGGATCTCGTCGGCGAACTCGGGCGGATGCGTGAATCCTTCAGCCATTTGTGGCGAGACCATTCCGGCGACCATCCTGCCGTCGACGTCACCTGCGGGGTACGTCATCGGAACGTTACCCACGACTGCAGGAGACAGCTGTTGCCACAGCGGTGGTTGTCTCAGATCTTCACTCGTATTCATCCGCTGTGTGTGATCTGACTCCAGCCGTTGAAAGCCATAGATTCCGTGCTTGTCGGGCCAGACGCCAGTTGCAATCGATGGCCACGCAGTCGGCGTCATCGGCGGCACTGTGCTTTCTAACGGCCCTACTGCGCCGTCTTCGAAGAGTGTCTCAAAATGCGGCAACTCCCCGACCTCGATCCATTTTCGGATGAGGTCCCACGGGACGCCGTCGATCCCAAGAACGAAGGCCCGTTCGGCACCGGCGGAGCTAGTATGCGTATCTACCATATGTTTATACGTCGATATTGATTTGAATCCATTCCGCTTCTATTGTTATACAATGTATTCCACCGGACAATTTCACATTATAGGGAAGAATGCCACGCGTAGGAGTTCGCACCGAAAGGTCGATCATATCGTAGTGGATCAGCCAGATTATAACCAGGCGAGTTAGCTTCGTCCCTCAATTGGCTGTAAGCTGTCCACGAACGGGTTCGACGAACCGTTGGTTAGTGTCGATAACTCTCGAACCCACAAGCAGCTCACAACTGCACTGACGATCTCGGTACCAGTTTTACACACCTGTAAACGCTCGAGTTTACAGATTCACCTCGAGTGCGCCGTCGGTCGCCCGTTTGCCGTCGTGAGTGCGACTCCGCCACCGGAAAGTCGTACCTAAACTACGATGGTGGGTCTAGCTGCGGGTGGGACATCGTCGACCGGTAGTCTCAACACCCTTCCGTTTTCACGACGGTTTCACCACCTCGAGTCGCTCATCCGGAAGTGTGATCATAATTAACTATATCGCTGCGAGTGTCTGTCACAGATGACATTAGAGGCACTCATACGGAATATCGAGGAGAAGGGCTTCTCGTACGCCAATACGCTCGTCACCCTCGACCGAAATCAGGTCACTCGAGAGGAGTTGTACGACTTATTCGTGAAGAACGGTTCGCTAATCGACTACGGCGAACCCGAGTCAGTGACGGTATCGGAGCCCGACGCCGTCGTCGAAGAACTGCCAGAAATGAATCGGTGGCAGGGGACGTATACGATATCGAAACCTTTCGTGGGTGTCGTAAACGATGCACGAATCGTCGGCTCCCCTCCGTTAGCAATCTCTGGCTCGAACTATATCGCAGACGCCTCCGTCAGCCCTAACGTTCAAACGCTCAATGTGATCAAGTCGATTCCCCGTACCCCAAAGCGGATCGTCTCGGGCAACGGTAAGCGGGAACCCATCGAAGAGGGCGTCCTATTACACAACAGTTGGCATGGTGGTTACTTCCACTGGGTTGCCGAAACGTTAACTCGATTGGAGGGTGTTGAAAAGTACATCGAGAGAACCGGTCGAAAGCCGAACCTAATCGTCGGTCCAGACCTGAACTCGTTTCAGGCAGAGTCGTTGGCATTGCTCGGCTACGATCGAGACGACCTGATTCACTGGCAATCTGCGTACTGCGAGGTCGAGCGTCTCGTCGTCCCATCGATGCGTCGAGAGATCGATCCACCGAATCCATCTCCGTTTTCACACTGGTGGCTCCGAAATACGCTTCGTCGACGGGCGCTCGATGAAATCGATACTTCTCGGTTTTCGAGTCGCGTTTACATCAGCCGCAACGATGCTGATACCCGCCGTGTGCTAAACGAGTCGGATCTTGCAACTGTACTCGACAAGTACGGATTCGAAACCTACCAGCTTTCGAAGATGACGGTTGAAGAAACGATAGCGCTGTTCGCCCAGGCAGACTGTATCGTGGCACCACACGGTGCCGGTTTGGCGGATCTTATTTACACTGATGATGTGGCACTCATCGAGTTCATGCCAGAGGATAGAGTAAATGGTGTTTACTATATGCTGGCAAAACAGGTCGGAGGCTGGTATGGATACATCGGCTGTCAGACTCACGGTTCTGACATCACTGTCCCTCCTCAGCAACTCG
Protein-coding sequences here:
- a CDS encoding alkaline phosphatase family protein, producing MVDTHTSSAGAERAFVLGIDGVPWDLIRKWIEVGELPHFETLFEDGAVGPLESTVPPMTPTAWPSIATGVWPDKHGIYGFQRLESDHTQRMNTSEDLRQPPLWQQLSPAVVGNVPMTYPAGDVDGRMVAGMVSPQMAEGFTHPPEFADEIREEIPDYKIGLNWYDYHGNETAFKSDLASLVAARRKLMNRLMDIEDWQLFFFVYTAPDRLQHLIWDEKVILEHYKQLDDILGDVIEYVSGRNANLFVVSDHGFGPVSTLVHLNAVLANGGYLARKRQDGTRSSLARLGITKSNVLETLKRFGVDNGRFVNSLPKPLVDRIAERVPGDHGLYDVDFSETVAFAHGPSYIYVNDSNRFGHGIVPPEDVPELKRELASLFSDLTDPETGEEVVTVSDGDDLFPTDTASPDLVVVGNDGYEEKTNVTDSVFSAAETEMAGHRSRGVFFAWGPNVKDCDPVADLSVVDVAPTVLHSIGEPIPENVDGAVQNELLETSRDLAVRSVEVRQNANETTDTQRDDDFDGVEERLRGLGYME
- a CDS encoding glycosyltransferase family 61 protein yields the protein MTLEALIRNIEEKGFSYANTLVTLDRNQVTREELYDLFVKNGSLIDYGEPESVTVSEPDAVVEELPEMNRWQGTYTISKPFVGVVNDARIVGSPPLAISGSNYIADASVSPNVQTLNVIKSIPRTPKRIVSGNGKREPIEEGVLLHNSWHGGYFHWVAETLTRLEGVEKYIERTGRKPNLIVGPDLNSFQAESLALLGYDRDDLIHWQSAYCEVERLVVPSMRREIDPPNPSPFSHWWLRNTLRRRALDEIDTSRFSSRVYISRNDADTRRVLNESDLATVLDKYGFETYQLSKMTVEETIALFAQADCIVAPHGAGLADLIYTDDVALIEFMPEDRVNGVYYMLAKQVGGWYGYIGCQTHGSDITVPPQQLERSITAAIDRDQTAQTV